A genome region from Mycobacterium florentinum includes the following:
- a CDS encoding MFS transporter: MTASPIAAVTTDSVGAQLDRLPVGAAHRKVVVAVGLGLFFEMYEIFLSSTLSATLSHDFGVRGTALKLVLASSFIGMFIGAAVFGRLADRIGRRKAFLVGLSWFSAFSLAGAFAPDTAFLVLARFLAGVGIGALYPVADSYLADVLPKEHRGRMASYAYTCSFLAVPFAAFLAWWLTQHSPLGIAGWRWLLALGAGGAVIVFVLNRWLPESPRWLASAGRLEEAQRTLKIFAAGSNAIAAQTSTPPGATRAGVGRPTQSGLVLLRRAPYSRRLAMLTVFHLFQTYGYYGFGTLAALVLVSRGYDVTSSMLFSALSFVGYPIGSLIAIPLLARFERKFLLVGSIVAVAVFGLLFATQSSVALIVLFGFLTTATSNIFSNVYHVYQAEIFPTSVRATAVGWTYSLSRLSSGASPFVLIPILEHYGAGAMFTVVATALAVVIAAVLMLGPRTSRRSLEEINPA; encoded by the coding sequence ATGACCGCATCGCCGATCGCGGCAGTGACCACCGACTCTGTCGGTGCGCAATTGGATCGCCTGCCCGTCGGGGCGGCGCACCGCAAGGTCGTCGTTGCGGTAGGCCTCGGCCTGTTCTTCGAGATGTACGAAATCTTTTTGTCCAGCACCCTGAGCGCCACGCTCAGCCACGACTTCGGTGTCCGGGGTACCGCGCTCAAGTTGGTGCTGGCGTCATCGTTCATCGGCATGTTCATCGGCGCCGCGGTCTTCGGCCGGCTCGCCGACCGGATAGGTCGCCGCAAAGCGTTCCTGGTCGGGCTCAGCTGGTTTTCGGCCTTCTCGCTGGCGGGCGCGTTCGCGCCGGACACCGCGTTCTTGGTGCTCGCACGATTCCTGGCCGGCGTGGGGATCGGCGCGTTATATCCGGTGGCCGACTCCTACCTTGCCGACGTCTTGCCCAAAGAGCATCGGGGCCGGATGGCCTCCTACGCCTACACCTGTTCGTTCCTCGCCGTGCCGTTCGCAGCATTTTTGGCGTGGTGGTTGACCCAGCACTCGCCGCTGGGCATCGCGGGGTGGCGCTGGCTACTGGCCCTCGGCGCCGGTGGTGCCGTCATCGTGTTCGTCCTCAACCGCTGGTTGCCGGAGTCGCCGCGCTGGCTTGCGTCGGCGGGGAGGCTCGAGGAGGCGCAGCGGACACTGAAAATCTTTGCGGCCGGGTCGAATGCGATTGCGGCGCAAACCAGTACTCCTCCCGGCGCCACCCGCGCCGGCGTCGGGAGGCCAACTCAATCGGGACTGGTGTTGTTGCGCCGGGCCCCGTATAGCCGCCGGTTGGCGATGCTGACGGTGTTCCACTTGTTTCAGACCTACGGCTACTACGGCTTCGGCACCCTGGCCGCGCTGGTGTTGGTCAGTCGGGGCTACGACGTCACGTCCTCAATGCTGTTCAGCGCGTTGTCGTTTGTGGGATATCCCATCGGTTCCCTGATAGCGATCCCGCTGTTGGCGAGGTTCGAGCGCAAGTTTCTGCTGGTCGGCTCGATCGTGGCCGTCGCGGTGTTCGGTCTGTTGTTCGCCACGCAGTCATCGGTCGCCCTGATCGTGCTGTTCGGCTTCTTGACCACCGCGACAAGCAACATCTTTTCCAACGTCTATCACGTGTATCAGGCGGAGATTTTCCCGACCAGCGTGCGCGCGACGGCCGTGGGATGGACGTACTCGCTGTCTCGGTTATCCAGTGGCGCTTCACCTTTCGTTCTGATTCCCATCTTGGAGCACTACGGCGCCGGTGCGATGTTCACCGTCGTGGCAACCGCTCTGG